One genomic region from Candidatus Hydrogenedentota bacterium encodes:
- a CDS encoding DUF1080 domain-containing protein, producing the protein MEKKALGIVAVSCLLLFLGLSAVPQETQAAAPAVEPDPLPPLTDEPGFESLFDGKTLTGWKAADASFWSVEDGAITAKITAEHPTSRNHYLVWQGGKLEDFELKLRHRIISDESVNGGFQFRSEMFNGDITDDCRGYQVDNNTQTPWLVRLYDEFGRHTLAWRGEKTVFATDGAPTTTRLEDADAPARFKLEDWHEYHLLCRGPVITLKVNGRTVAEVEDNDPNQQDFSGILALQLHSGAPMTVQFKDIRLKRLNGGTSPAE; encoded by the coding sequence ATGGAGAAGAAAGCGCTTGGAATCGTCGCTGTATCATGTCTGCTGCTGTTCCTTGGCCTGAGTGCGGTACCCCAAGAAACACAGGCCGCTGCGCCTGCCGTCGAACCCGATCCCCTGCCGCCGCTTACGGATGAACCGGGATTCGAATCCCTCTTTGACGGGAAAACCTTGACCGGATGGAAAGCCGCGGACGCGAGCTTCTGGTCCGTAGAGGATGGTGCCATTACAGCCAAGATCACCGCGGAACATCCCACCAGCCGCAACCATTACCTCGTCTGGCAGGGAGGAAAGCTCGAAGACTTCGAACTGAAGCTCCGCCACCGCATCATCAGCGATGAGAGCGTCAATGGAGGTTTTCAGTTCCGCAGCGAGATGTTCAACGGCGACATTACGGACGACTGCCGCGGGTACCAGGTCGACAACAACACCCAAACGCCCTGGCTGGTGCGGTTGTACGACGAGTTCGGCCGTCATACCCTTGCCTGGCGCGGCGAGAAGACCGTGTTCGCTACGGACGGCGCGCCAACGACGACCAGGCTCGAGGACGCCGACGCTCCCGCGCGATTCAAGCTCGAGGACTGGCATGAATACCACCTGCTCTGCCGCGGACCGGTCATCACGCTGAAAGTCAACGGCCGGACCGTTGCCGAAGTCGAGGACAACGACCCCAATCAGCAGGACTTCTCGGGCATCCTTGCCCTCCAACTGCACAGCGGCGCCCCCATGACCGTGCAGTTCAAAGATATTCGCCTGAAACGCCTCAACGGGGGGACATCCCCCGCGGAGTAG
- a CDS encoding Nramp family divalent metal transporter, with translation MESETKAEGRRNGIGAPPRGLALLMVLGPGLVWCGEYIGSGEVVLSTRTGAILGVAALWVPAIAIFAKLWIGIAGARYTVCTGECMVDMMGRTPGPRNWVIWPVLMGQICSGAIATGALASVAALFAAYFIPLPEFILGWAITLAVIALVWSGKFDPLKKVMSVLVALIIIGVFDVACTTWPGWSEVFFGLIGLEAPNLPAWAVEKYAIGPAPWGEILPLLGWAAGGFASQVWYTYWVFGAGYGMTKGKEYGRPLDPSELKQIDAETARNLRGWCRAVYLDATMAFLIGVTVTSAFMIAGAGVLGPVQIAPDGSNVALELSRIFSEKWGAIGAHLFILSGLAAMISTMLGQFAGWPRLLADCFRLLVPRVGRYPWKHQFRFILVCYALSNMVIVYTLGLKPVFLVKLGAVLDGLLLTPLQALAVGLVLYLVMPQFFSEDARRILKPHPIFAFGLLLAFVVFGYFCVARFPETLAAK, from the coding sequence ATGGAATCCGAGACGAAGGCAGAGGGCCGGAGAAATGGCATTGGCGCACCTCCCCGCGGGCTGGCGCTGCTGATGGTGCTGGGGCCGGGCCTGGTGTGGTGCGGCGAGTATATCGGCTCGGGCGAAGTGGTCTTGTCTACACGTACGGGGGCGATTCTGGGGGTCGCCGCGTTGTGGGTCCCGGCAATAGCCATCTTTGCCAAGCTGTGGATTGGAATAGCGGGCGCCCGCTACACGGTGTGTACGGGCGAGTGCATGGTCGATATGATGGGAAGGACGCCAGGCCCCCGCAACTGGGTGATTTGGCCGGTCTTGATGGGTCAGATTTGTTCCGGAGCGATTGCTACAGGGGCTTTGGCGAGCGTGGCTGCCCTATTCGCGGCATATTTCATTCCGCTCCCCGAGTTCATTCTTGGTTGGGCGATTACGTTGGCAGTGATTGCGCTGGTCTGGAGCGGCAAGTTTGACCCGCTCAAGAAAGTCATGTCGGTCCTTGTTGCGCTGATTATCATTGGGGTGTTCGATGTTGCCTGCACGACTTGGCCGGGGTGGAGCGAGGTATTCTTCGGTCTGATTGGACTGGAGGCGCCTAACCTCCCCGCGTGGGCAGTAGAAAAATACGCGATAGGCCCGGCCCCCTGGGGCGAGATCCTGCCGCTGCTGGGATGGGCGGCCGGGGGATTTGCCAGCCAGGTCTGGTACACCTACTGGGTGTTTGGCGCGGGCTACGGCATGACGAAGGGAAAGGAATACGGACGCCCCCTCGACCCCAGCGAACTCAAACAAATCGATGCCGAAACCGCCAGGAATCTCCGGGGATGGTGCCGGGCGGTCTATCTGGACGCCACAATGGCCTTCCTGATCGGGGTCACGGTGACCTCGGCGTTCATGATCGCGGGAGCGGGCGTCCTGGGACCCGTCCAGATCGCCCCCGACGGTTCGAACGTGGCGCTCGAGCTATCGCGCATTTTCAGTGAGAAATGGGGCGCTATCGGCGCGCACCTGTTCATCCTGTCCGGGCTGGCGGCCATGATCAGCACGATGCTGGGCCAGTTTGCGGGCTGGCCTCGATTGCTGGCGGACTGTTTCCGGCTGCTGGTTCCCCGTGTGGGCCGATATCCGTGGAAACACCAGTTCCGCTTCATCCTGGTCTGCTATGCCCTGTCCAACATGGTTATTGTCTATACGTTGGGGTTGAAACCGGTGTTCCTCGTCAAGCTGGGAGCAGTGCTGGACGGGCTTCTCCTCACCCCCCTGCAAGCATTGGCCGTGGGCCTGGTCCTTTACCTCGTGATGCCCCAATTCTTCTCGGAAGACGCGCGGCGCATCCTGAAACCCCACCCGATCTTCGCCTTCGGGCTGCTTCTGGCTTTTGTGGTCTTCGGCTATTTCTGCGTGGCCCGGTTTCCCGAAACCCTGGCTGCCAAATAG
- a CDS encoding YbhB/YbcL family Raf kinase inhibitor-like protein, producing MKLTITSSAFADQGTMPRRYTGDGDDVSPPLAWSGIPEGTQSLALICDDPDAPVGTWVHWVIWNIPAGETGLAEGIPPEERELSNSAVQGTNDFRKTGYGGPAPPRGPVHRYFFKLYALDTTLDLAPGSKKAALEKAMQGHIRAQAQLVGRYSR from the coding sequence ATGAAACTCACCATCACCAGTTCCGCTTTCGCGGACCAGGGAACCATGCCGCGGCGGTATACGGGCGACGGCGACGATGTGTCGCCTCCGCTGGCATGGTCCGGCATCCCTGAGGGGACACAGTCCTTGGCCTTGATCTGCGACGATCCGGACGCGCCGGTCGGCACCTGGGTGCATTGGGTGATCTGGAACATCCCAGCCGGTGAGACGGGACTTGCGGAGGGCATCCCGCCTGAGGAACGGGAGTTGTCTAATAGTGCTGTGCAGGGCACAAACGACTTCCGGAAGACCGGCTATGGCGGCCCCGCACCGCCTCGCGGGCCCGTCCACCGATATTTCTTCAAGCTATACGCGTTGGATACGACCCTCGACCTGGCGCCCGGCTCAAAGAAAGCAGCGCTGGAAAAGGCCATGCAGGGTCATATCCGGGCCCAAGCTCAACTTGTTGGCCGCTATAGCCGTTAG
- a CDS encoding serine/threonine-protein kinase gives MPAETAKSEYKPGEYIAKRYEVKKVLGKGGMGMVYLVLDHKSGETIALKTIRPEYTTSGAALHRFGREVRTIRKLNHPGIVRIRDAFRCDRLVFYTMDYVKGWSLRDIIRERSRLGLGSTTRILALVADALQHAHQFTIHRDLSPENVMVLADGSIRLLDFGLAKLTDTEPAFTRIGVTLGKHPYLSPEQLISAADVDHRTDIYALGVMFYEMLTGQLPEDDKTITGVVPTLPESCDIFYEKATAKSPDARFATAGEFRKALLGLYRAVRPESAPASQVPVGRPVTGPPAAPVREPKSFWERLKALFRWRAPGKVRGND, from the coding sequence ATGCCAGCGGAAACCGCGAAGAGCGAATACAAGCCGGGTGAATACATCGCCAAGCGCTATGAAGTAAAGAAAGTGCTAGGAAAAGGCGGGATGGGCATGGTCTATCTGGTGCTGGACCATAAGTCCGGCGAAACCATCGCCTTGAAGACGATTCGCCCCGAATACACCACCAGCGGTGCTGCCTTACACCGGTTCGGCCGCGAAGTCCGCACCATTCGCAAACTCAACCACCCCGGCATTGTGCGCATCCGCGACGCCTTCCGTTGTGACAGGCTGGTCTTTTACACCATGGACTACGTCAAGGGTTGGAGCCTCCGGGACATCATCCGCGAGCGCTCGCGCCTGGGTTTAGGCTCGACCACGCGCATCCTGGCGCTTGTCGCTGACGCGCTCCAGCACGCCCATCAGTTCACGATTCATAGGGACCTGTCGCCGGAGAACGTGATGGTTCTCGCCGACGGCTCGATCCGCTTGCTGGATTTCGGCTTGGCGAAACTTACCGATACCGAACCCGCGTTCACGCGGATCGGTGTAACCCTCGGGAAACATCCTTATCTCTCCCCCGAACAACTCATCAGCGCAGCGGATGTGGACCACCGGACGGACATCTACGCCCTCGGCGTAATGTTCTACGAGATGCTCACAGGGCAACTCCCAGAGGACGACAAGACGATCACCGGCGTGGTTCCTACGCTGCCTGAAAGCTGTGACATCTTCTATGAAAAGGCTACAGCCAAATCGCCGGACGCGCGTTTCGCTACAGCGGGCGAATTCCGCAAAGCGCTCTTGGGCCTGTATCGGGCCGTACGGCCGGAATCTGCTCCCGCATCCCAAGTGCCCGTCGGCAGGCCGGTAACCGGTCCCCCGGCGGCGCCGGTTCGGGAGCCAAAGAGCTTCTGGGAGCGCCTGAAGGCGCTGTTTCGCTGGCGTGCCCCGGGCAAAGTGCGCGGAAACGACTAG
- a CDS encoding alpha/beta hydrolase, with protein sequence MRLKLLVAAVCFVCFFCSCARDLRVERGVPYARPLGRQLRLNVYQVKTRPAEPLPAIVAIHGGAWLHGPRTQQWWYLHEFARRGYVVFAVDYRILPRYAFPNCLYDVKGAVRWVRLHAGEYGVDPDRIFAFGASAGGHLSAFLATSVPEDGFEGEQNTGVSSAVSAAISLYGAVDLTKFRDPPERRWFNPVWRSYVWKFVREADWAAQGQDPYVYASPVTYARPFSKPIFFIHGKRDSIVHSEQSVDAHARLAELGVPTDLMLFEGRGHAFDYSHWRERKEAFARMLEFLEVHGGTPAGTVYSDKAEPLPAVDGTVCE encoded by the coding sequence ATGCGTTTGAAACTCCTGGTTGCCGCCGTCTGTTTCGTTTGCTTCTTCTGTTCGTGCGCCCGCGACCTGCGGGTGGAGAGAGGCGTTCCTTATGCCCGACCGCTCGGGCGGCAGCTCCGCCTCAACGTCTATCAGGTGAAAACACGCCCTGCGGAGCCCCTTCCCGCTATTGTAGCCATACATGGAGGCGCCTGGCTGCATGGGCCCCGTACGCAGCAATGGTGGTACCTGCACGAATTTGCCCGGCGCGGATACGTGGTTTTCGCGGTGGATTACCGAATCCTGCCGCGGTATGCATTTCCGAACTGCCTCTACGACGTCAAAGGAGCGGTGCGCTGGGTGCGGCTCCATGCCGGCGAATACGGGGTTGACCCAGACCGCATTTTCGCGTTTGGAGCGTCCGCGGGGGGGCATTTGTCGGCTTTTCTGGCAACCTCTGTGCCGGAGGACGGGTTCGAGGGCGAGCAGAATACCGGGGTCTCGAGCGCTGTCAGCGCGGCCATCAGCTTATACGGAGCGGTGGATTTGACAAAGTTCAGAGACCCGCCCGAGCGGCGGTGGTTCAATCCGGTCTGGCGCTCGTACGTTTGGAAGTTCGTAAGGGAGGCGGACTGGGCAGCGCAGGGGCAGGACCCTTATGTTTACGCCTCCCCGGTCACCTATGCGCGTCCCTTCAGCAAACCCATCTTCTTCATCCACGGGAAAAGGGATTCCATCGTTCATTCTGAGCAGTCCGTGGACGCACATGCCCGGTTGGCGGAACTTGGCGTTCCCACGGACCTGATGCTTTTCGAGGGCCGCGGCCACGCATTCGACTATAGCCATTGGAGAGAACGCAAGGAGGCGTTCGCGCGTATGCTGGAGTTCCTGGAAGTCCATGGCGGGACGCCGGCTGGGACGGTATACTCCGACAAGGCCGAGCCATTGCCTGCCGTGGACGGCACTGTCTGTGAATGA
- the pal gene encoding peptidoglycan-associated lipoprotein Pal, with protein MSHKSSMKLAILGLVIIAVAAGGCGGKKGAQITPDLTTDSGAGRTTGPETTTGTGLPDINQENVIFEKLGQAGTVYFAYDSSELNPTALTTLKQNAELIKQLPNTLIQLEGHCDERGTQEYNLALGERRAMAVRDYLIRLGISGDRLVTISYGEEDPADPGHTESAWAKNRRVEFNRAN; from the coding sequence ATGTCACACAAATCGTCTATGAAACTCGCCATCTTGGGTTTGGTTATCATCGCTGTCGCGGCAGGCGGCTGCGGTGGCAAGAAGGGCGCGCAGATTACGCCCGACCTGACCACGGACAGCGGCGCAGGCCGTACCACGGGGCCCGAGACCACGACAGGAACGGGCTTGCCCGATATCAATCAGGAGAATGTTATTTTCGAAAAACTTGGCCAGGCTGGCACGGTGTATTTCGCTTACGATAGTTCAGAGCTCAACCCCACGGCTCTTACCACGCTAAAACAAAATGCCGAGCTCATCAAGCAGCTGCCCAACACGCTCATCCAGCTCGAAGGGCATTGCGATGAACGCGGAACACAGGAGTATAATCTGGCGCTGGGCGAACGGCGGGCCATGGCCGTCCGCGATTATTTGATCCGCCTGGGAATCTCGGGCGACCGTCTGGTGACGATTAGCTACGGAGAAGAAGATCCGGCGGATCCCGGCCACACCGAATCGGCTTGGGCAAAGAACCGTCGCGTCGAATTCAACCGCGCGAACTAA
- the ybgF gene encoding tol-pal system protein YbgF: MRVSTMIAALMLGILVLTGCATTSTSNDPVANTIYDMHRKVARLDKDLGSTVEHLNETAADLGVRVNESNEQARQMQSMVEENQQKLAQLESKLDSLTVTLYKALGITTPSGATPSTGWGAPSAQSDVVPGQIQVEPPKAAATAPAAAAAPGLTSEPDPLAHTAESAPAAPVAPAAPAAAPLDPVPAYNQAMEAYQRDQFEEALKLFSDFSTRFPDSEISDNAQFWKGECLYNLGRYDECIAEFEKLRTNFPDSAKVPYGMFNQAAAHLKLGQQPQAMELLQNLVENYPMTPAAARARSKLEEVKGN, encoded by the coding sequence ATGCGTGTTTCCACCATGATTGCGGCCCTTATGCTGGGCATCCTCGTGTTGACGGGGTGCGCTACGACATCCACGTCCAACGACCCCGTGGCGAACACCATCTATGACATGCACCGAAAGGTGGCACGCCTGGATAAAGACTTGGGAAGCACCGTCGAGCATTTGAACGAAACGGCTGCCGACCTCGGCGTGCGGGTAAACGAAAGCAACGAGCAGGCGCGCCAGATGCAATCGATGGTCGAAGAGAACCAGCAGAAGCTCGCCCAACTCGAGAGCAAGCTGGATTCCCTGACCGTCACCCTCTATAAAGCCCTGGGCATTACGACGCCGTCCGGCGCCACACCCAGCACGGGCTGGGGTGCGCCTTCCGCGCAATCGGACGTCGTTCCCGGCCAAATACAGGTCGAGCCCCCAAAGGCCGCCGCGACCGCACCCGCGGCAGCGGCCGCGCCCGGTCTTACCTCCGAGCCCGACCCGCTGGCCCATACGGCTGAGAGTGCTCCCGCGGCGCCCGTGGCGCCCGCCGCGCCTGCGGCCGCACCACTCGACCCTGTGCCCGCCTACAATCAAGCCATGGAAGCCTATCAGCGCGACCAGTTCGAGGAAGCGCTGAAACTCTTCTCGGATTTCTCGACGCGATTCCCGGACAGCGAGATCTCCGACAATGCCCAGTTTTGGAAAGGCGAGTGTCTCTACAATCTGGGCCGTTACGACGAGTGCATCGCCGAGTTCGAGAAGCTTCGCACCAATTTCCCGGACAGCGCCAAGGTGCCTTACGGCATGTTCAATCAGGCTGCGGCCCATTTGAAACTGGGGCAGCAGCCTCAGGCCATGGAGTTGCTCCAGAATCTAGTGGAGAACTACCCCATGACCCCGGCCGCCGCGCGTGCACGTTCGAAGCTCGAGGAGGTCAAAGGCAACTAG
- a CDS encoding BadF/BadG/BcrA/BcrD ATPase family protein — translation MKYYMGLDAGATKTFCLVADAQGCIAGFGRGGNGNYENQGVEPAARENRKAVEGALADAGFALEDIACIGMGIAGADLREDFDMLEREIYTPLFGKTRRVFRNDSMAAMRGSVRTSYGIVIACGTGVIAAGINRNGHEARAGGLNEEFGDLWTGTIIGRQGLYAVYHARDGIRPRTLLTDLFVKQSGCGDVEEFFYKMYRRELSVDDLQPMAKIVFDAAFEGDAVAIDILRTAGKYLGDMVIAVARKLDMTRQPFELVTAGSVFKGSSPVLKDCMMARVHEVCPEAAAVTPIYEPVVGALLMALETDIDMNAALYENLTESLRQAEKRYNVEFTAK, via the coding sequence ATGAAGTACTACATGGGATTGGACGCAGGAGCAACCAAGACCTTCTGCCTTGTTGCGGACGCGCAAGGTTGTATCGCGGGTTTTGGACGCGGCGGCAACGGAAACTATGAAAATCAGGGGGTTGAACCGGCGGCGCGAGAGAACCGTAAGGCCGTGGAAGGCGCCCTGGCGGATGCCGGCTTCGCCCTCGAAGACATCGCCTGCATCGGGATGGGCATTGCCGGAGCCGACCTTCGCGAAGATTTCGACATGCTCGAGCGCGAAATCTACACCCCCTTGTTTGGAAAGACCCGCCGCGTGTTTCGCAACGACTCGATGGCCGCCATGCGCGGAAGCGTGCGCACCTCTTACGGCATCGTCATCGCTTGTGGAACCGGCGTCATCGCGGCGGGCATCAACCGGAACGGCCACGAAGCCCGCGCGGGAGGACTCAACGAAGAGTTCGGCGACTTGTGGACCGGTACCATCATCGGCCGTCAGGGACTCTATGCCGTCTACCATGCCCGCGACGGTATCCGCCCGCGGACCCTCCTGACGGACCTCTTCGTGAAACAGTCCGGCTGCGGAGACGTCGAGGAATTCTTCTACAAGATGTACCGGCGCGAACTCTCCGTGGATGACCTTCAGCCGATGGCCAAGATCGTCTTCGACGCCGCCTTTGAAGGCGACGCCGTGGCCATCGACATCCTGAGGACTGCCGGGAAGTATCTCGGCGACATGGTAATCGCCGTAGCCCGCAAACTCGACATGACCCGGCAGCCCTTCGAACTGGTCACCGCGGGCAGCGTGTTCAAAGGGAGCAGCCCCGTGCTCAAAGATTGCATGATGGCTCGCGTACACGAGGTTTGCCCGGAGGCTGCCGCGGTAACGCCCATCTACGAACCGGTGGTGGGCGCCTTGCTGATGGCCCTCGAGACCGATATTGACATGAACGCCGCCTTGTACGAAAATCTTACGGAAAGCCTCCGTCAGGCCGAGAAACGCTATAATGTGGAGTTTACCGCCAAATAA
- a CDS encoding DUF1573 domain-containing protein, protein MRIRPAYVIILIVIAVGAFVIYAALSGRDAPGSGTVARPSKPSDIGMLPPVDVNQEFVPIIEVETDTFDMGTIPNSEPTTKTMTVKNAGREKLVVREITTTCACTTGKLASMEIGAGETTTMEITVDPDRVSGFLSEKRLTIMCNAPNAPMKNVDVIARIDPEFETEPDVLDFGEVEKGQTPQRQLVLRQVGKEPIELLDVKKMDQADKGVSLTYSKRPESDWKTPGKPEFLITATLEPWISIGEYSQPFVITTSCKRVPRYRQFVKATVKAFYELSLKQIVFTWHASQSNDAPAGSVTVQADRPFEMLDLKVTGEDFIVKTAPGPSPNSAIIEVYLTEKSTPGRKNEKLTFSVKTPDGIPLPNIIPVSGTILDIK, encoded by the coding sequence ATGCGAATACGCCCAGCTTACGTCATCATTCTCATCGTTATTGCAGTAGGCGCGTTTGTCATCTATGCCGCCCTGAGTGGACGCGACGCCCCTGGCTCCGGAACCGTCGCGCGGCCATCCAAGCCGTCAGACATCGGTATGCTGCCGCCCGTAGATGTAAACCAGGAGTTTGTACCCATAATTGAAGTGGAGACCGACACCTTCGACATGGGTACCATACCCAACAGCGAACCGACCACCAAGACAATGACTGTAAAGAACGCCGGCCGCGAGAAACTCGTCGTTCGGGAAATCACCACCACGTGCGCATGCACGACGGGGAAGCTCGCCTCGATGGAAATCGGGGCGGGCGAGACGACTACCATGGAAATCACCGTCGATCCGGACCGCGTCTCCGGGTTCCTCTCGGAAAAGCGCCTGACCATCATGTGTAACGCCCCAAACGCCCCCATGAAGAACGTCGATGTGATTGCCCGCATCGACCCGGAGTTCGAAACGGAGCCCGACGTGCTGGATTTCGGCGAGGTCGAGAAGGGCCAGACGCCTCAGCGCCAGCTCGTTCTGCGTCAGGTCGGCAAGGAACCCATCGAGCTGCTCGACGTCAAGAAAATGGACCAGGCCGACAAGGGTGTCTCCCTTACATATTCGAAACGGCCGGAATCAGATTGGAAGACACCCGGCAAGCCCGAATTTCTGATCACGGCAACCCTCGAGCCTTGGATTTCCATTGGCGAGTATTCGCAGCCCTTCGTGATCACGACTTCCTGCAAACGCGTGCCCCGCTACCGCCAGTTCGTCAAAGCGACCGTGAAGGCATTCTACGAGTTGTCGCTCAAGCAGATCGTCTTCACCTGGCACGCGTCACAATCCAATGATGCCCCGGCTGGCTCCGTGACCGTGCAGGCCGACCGTCCCTTCGAGATGCTCGACCTCAAGGTGACAGGCGAGGATTTCATCGTTAAGACCGCGCCCGGGCCCAGCCCGAACAGCGCCATCATCGAAGTCTATCTGACGGAGAAGTCGACTCCCGGAAGGAAGAACGAGAAGCTTACATTCTCCGTCAAAACGCCGGACGGCATCCCGTTGCCCAACATCATTCCAGTAAGCGGCACCATCTTGGACATAAAATAG
- a CDS encoding UDPGP type 1 family protein encodes MITESAARQRLEEHGQEHVLRFWAQLSNSARENLLAQIGSIDFRLINRLIERWVKSEPPEERFDRIEPVPLIPQGGGKDARDAWNAGEEALRQGRVGLLLVAGGQGTRLGFGGPKGAYPIGPITKKSIFCYHAEKIRNLQRRYKCVLPWYIMVSDANHASTQAFFEQNRYFGLEPANVLFFEQRMVPCIDQNGKFMLDEPGALAMNPNGHGGVIPALVDNGIAEDARNRGIDTLSYFQVDNWAVKLADPLFIGYHVMRNARMSSKNHRKNRPREAVGVHCVCDGVYRVIEYTMLDMYPQLLETDAAGNLIHSAGNPAIHIIDVGFIEKLNASYDDFPWWRAHKKIPCVNDQGERIEPAEPNGYKFETFIFDALRFIGHEPVALEIPRAGEYTPIKAYEGDNSVVAARESMRNLWGGWFEKAGFPVRRDAAEKVAVDIEISPGFALDENEFIERAKGHIYDALSDIAIGPGGNIENR; translated from the coding sequence ATGATTACGGAATCCGCCGCGCGCCAGCGCCTCGAGGAACACGGCCAGGAACACGTGCTTCGTTTTTGGGCTCAGCTCAGCAATAGCGCCCGCGAAAACCTCTTAGCGCAAATCGGCTCCATCGATTTCAGGCTGATCAACCGCCTGATCGAGCGATGGGTGAAGAGTGAGCCGCCCGAGGAACGTTTCGACCGGATTGAGCCCGTCCCGCTAATACCGCAGGGCGGGGGAAAGGATGCGCGGGACGCCTGGAACGCGGGGGAGGAGGCGCTGCGCCAGGGCCGCGTGGGACTCCTGCTGGTCGCGGGAGGCCAAGGCACACGCCTGGGTTTCGGCGGGCCCAAGGGCGCCTATCCCATTGGCCCCATAACGAAGAAGAGCATTTTCTGCTACCACGCGGAAAAGATCCGCAATCTGCAGCGCCGCTACAAGTGCGTCCTGCCCTGGTACATCATGGTGAGTGATGCCAACCATGCGTCGACCCAGGCCTTCTTCGAGCAGAATCGGTATTTCGGACTCGAACCCGCCAACGTGCTCTTTTTCGAGCAGCGCATGGTGCCCTGTATAGACCAGAACGGAAAGTTCATGCTCGATGAACCCGGCGCCCTTGCCATGAATCCCAACGGCCACGGCGGCGTCATCCCGGCGCTCGTGGACAACGGCATCGCTGAAGATGCCCGGAACCGCGGGATCGACACCCTGAGCTATTTCCAGGTCGACAACTGGGCCGTCAAGCTCGCCGACCCGCTGTTCATCGGCTATCACGTCATGCGCAACGCGCGGATGTCTTCGAAGAACCACCGAAAGAACAGGCCCCGTGAAGCCGTGGGCGTTCATTGCGTTTGCGACGGCGTGTACCGCGTGATCGAATACACCATGCTCGACATGTATCCCCAATTGCTCGAAACCGATGCCGCGGGCAACCTGATACACTCCGCCGGAAATCCTGCCATCCACATCATTGACGTTGGATTCATCGAAAAGCTGAACGCCAGTTACGACGATTTCCCGTGGTGGCGCGCCCACAAGAAGATCCCCTGCGTGAACGACCAAGGCGAGCGCATCGAACCCGCTGAACCCAACGGCTACAAGTTCGAGACCTTCATCTTCGACGCCCTGCGGTTTATCGGCCATGAGCCCGTCGCACTCGAAATCCCGCGCGCCGGCGAGTATACACCCATTAAAGCATACGAGGGCGACAACAGCGTGGTCGCCGCGCGCGAATCCATGCGCAATCTCTGGGGAGGGTGGTTCGAAAAAGCCGGATTCCCTGTGCGGCGGGATGCCGCCGAGAAAGTCGCCGTCGACATCGAGATCAGCCCTGGTTTCGCCCTCGACGAAAACGAGTTCATCGAACGCGCCAAAGGCCACATATACGACGCCCTCTCCGATATCGCCATCGGCCCCGGCGGCAACATCGAGAACCGGTGA
- a CDS encoding diacylglycerol kinase family lipid kinase: protein MSTIGNTRRAGRIAVVVNPRSGNGRTGKRWPTMGASLREAVGAYTLMLTESPGHATTLVRQALREGHDRIISVGGDGTHNEVVNGFFEDETLINPEASLAIVPAGTGSDLARTLRLPWGVDALPYVVDGMYTRADIGRVRYTTSEGDQAVRYFINIADFGAGGEVVKRVNSTSKFFGGFLSFLWGVISTLVSYENPEIQLEIDGVELEGRINNVIVANGQYYGGGMHVAPHARLDSRAFDVYVIGDVGKTEAVINLPKLYRGRLLRKPDKVRYFRASRILADSSQEVLLNLDGEQPGKLPIAIQLLPSVLNVVVG from the coding sequence GTGTCAACGATCGGCAATACACGCAGGGCGGGCCGTATCGCGGTAGTTGTGAATCCGCGGTCGGGCAATGGCCGCACGGGGAAGCGCTGGCCGACCATGGGCGCCTCGCTTCGGGAAGCCGTCGGGGCCTATACGCTGATGCTGACCGAATCGCCGGGTCATGCGACCACGCTGGTTCGCCAGGCGCTGCGGGAAGGGCACGATCGCATTATCAGCGTTGGCGGAGACGGCACCCACAACGAGGTCGTCAACGGCTTTTTCGAGGACGAGACCCTCATCAATCCCGAGGCCTCGCTTGCTATCGTTCCTGCAGGGACGGGGTCGGATCTTGCCCGGACTCTTCGCCTTCCCTGGGGCGTTGACGCCCTCCCCTACGTCGTGGACGGGATGTACACGCGCGCGGATATCGGGCGCGTCCGCTACACGACGTCCGAGGGCGACCAGGCGGTGCGGTATTTTATCAATATCGCCGATTTCGGGGCGGGCGGCGAAGTGGTCAAGCGGGTAAACAGCACCTCGAAATTCTTCGGCGGTTTTCTCTCCTTCCTGTGGGGCGTGATCTCGACGCTCGTCTCCTACGAGAACCCCGAAATACAGCTCGAGATTGACGGGGTAGAGCTCGAGGGGCGGATTAACAATGTCATCGTGGCCAACGGCCAGTATTACGGCGGCGGGATGCACGTGGCTCCTCATGCCCGTCTCGACAGCCGCGCCTTTGACGTCTACGTGATCGGCGATGTGGGCAAAACCGAAGCTGTCATCAACCTGCCGAAGCTTTACCGCGGCCGCCTGCTCAGGAAGCCCGACAAAGTACGCTACTTTCGTGCTTCACGCATCTTGGCGGACTCGTCACAAGAGGTGCTCCTGAATCTGGACGGTGAACAACCGGGCAAACTGCCGATTGCCATCCAACTGTTGCCTTCCGTACTGAATGTGGTGGTCGGGTAG